A window from Pseudarthrobacter sp. BIM B-2242 encodes these proteins:
- a CDS encoding nucleoside triphosphate pyrophosphohydrolase, whose translation MTDVVYNKLVRDKIPSIIEANGDIPITRTLKQDEFRSALLAKLGEEAEELRSAAPDARIDELADLQEVLDALGRSYGHSRAEVDFVASIKRHKKGAFKDQVFLESTSPQ comes from the coding sequence ATGACCGACGTCGTCTATAACAAGCTCGTCCGCGACAAGATCCCGTCGATCATCGAGGCCAACGGCGACATTCCCATCACCCGCACCCTCAAGCAGGACGAATTCCGTTCCGCACTGCTGGCCAAGCTAGGCGAGGAGGCCGAGGAACTGCGGAGCGCCGCGCCCGATGCCCGGATCGACGAACTCGCCGATCTGCAGGAAGTCCTGGACGCCCTGGGTCGGTCCTACGGGCACTCCCGCGCCGAAGTGGACTTCGTGGCCAGCATCAAGCGCCATAAGAAGGGCGCCTTCAAGGACCAGGTCTTCCTCGAATCCACCAGCCCGCAGTAA